In a genomic window of Methylobacter sp. YRD-M1:
- the hflK gene encoding FtsH protease activity modulator HflK yields the protein MSWNEPGGDKKDPWSGRGDQKGPPDLDEAIRSLQEKLGRIFGGGKGGGEGSSGGPIKGLGFWIAGGAVLVWGLFGFYTVDAGNQGVETRFGKYTVITEPGLNWHFPAPIEHVDIINVKQQRYIEVGYRSAGSEQTLGTVPKEALMLTKDENIVDVRLAVQYQIKDAKQFLFNVANPVATLKQATESATRGVVGSSKMDFVLTEGRSEVVAQIKKEIQDIMDNYQSGIQITSVNLQDAQPPEQVQSAFEDAIKAREDQQRLINEAEAYSNDVVPKARGAAARAIQEAEGYKEQVIARAEGEANRFSKLLAEYKKAPEVTRQRLYLESMESVLSETNTVMVDTKGSNNVLYLPIDKMTQQPPSTPQPHVPQSAVEQPEKATSIEQPALRTTTRGRDARGRQ from the coding sequence ATGTCCTGGAATGAGCCTGGCGGCGATAAGAAAGACCCTTGGAGTGGTCGGGGTGACCAAAAGGGTCCACCTGATCTCGATGAAGCGATACGTTCATTGCAAGAAAAATTGGGCAGGATTTTTGGCGGCGGTAAGGGTGGTGGTGAAGGTTCTTCCGGCGGGCCAATAAAAGGTCTTGGTTTTTGGATAGCAGGCGGTGCGGTGTTGGTGTGGGGATTATTCGGTTTTTACACTGTCGATGCAGGGAATCAGGGCGTTGAAACACGTTTTGGCAAATATACTGTTATCACTGAGCCGGGCTTGAACTGGCATTTTCCTGCGCCTATTGAACATGTTGATATTATCAATGTTAAGCAGCAACGTTACATCGAGGTTGGTTATCGGAGTGCCGGCAGTGAGCAGACTCTTGGAACAGTGCCAAAAGAGGCATTAATGCTGACCAAGGATGAAAATATCGTCGATGTTCGCTTGGCTGTTCAGTATCAGATTAAAGATGCCAAGCAATTTCTCTTTAATGTGGCTAATCCCGTAGCTACTTTGAAACAGGCCACGGAGAGCGCAACGCGCGGTGTCGTGGGAAGCAGCAAAATGGACTTTGTCTTGACAGAAGGTCGTAGTGAAGTTGTGGCCCAGATTAAGAAGGAAATACAGGATATTATGGACAATTATCAGTCCGGTATTCAGATTACCAGCGTCAATCTGCAGGATGCGCAACCGCCTGAACAAGTTCAAAGCGCATTTGAAGATGCCATTAAGGCGCGTGAAGATCAGCAGCGTTTAATTAACGAAGCGGAAGCCTATTCTAATGACGTTGTGCCAAAAGCACGTGGTGCGGCAGCCAGAGCGATCCAAGAAGCTGAAGGCTATAAGGAACAGGTCATCGCTCGCGCAGAAGGTGAAGCTAACCGTTTTTCCAAATTACTGGCAGAATATAAGAAGGCGCCTGAAGTAACGAGACAACGTCTTTATCTTGAATCTATGGAATCCGTGTTGAGTGAAACGAATACAGTCATGGTTGACACTAAAGGTAGCAACAATGTGCTTTACTTGCCGATAGATAAGATGACCCAGCAGCCGCCTTCGACTCCACAACCTCATGTTCCTCAAAGCGCGGTAGAACAGCCTGAAAAAGCAACCAGCATAGAACAACCTGCTTTGCGAACTACAACTCGCGGTCGTGATGCAAGGGGGCGCCAATGA
- the hflC gene encoding protease modulator HflC produces MTQNNKILLGIGALLLIGMMCVFTVNETEKAIKFRLGEIVKSDYEPGLHFKIPFINNVKKFDARIQTMDSKPERFLTAEKKNVIVDSFVKWRIGDVTTFYTVVGGDIDQANLRLDQIIKDAFRSEFSKRDIRQLVSTDRRAIREILIKNSMAIAANLGMEIVDVQVKRIDLPSEVSSSVYRRMEAERERVAREFRSQGSEAAERIRADADRQQVVTLANAYRDAEKLRGEGDAKSAEIYANAYGQDAEFFAFSRSLSAYKKSFSGSDIMVLEPDSDFFNYFKKQK; encoded by the coding sequence ATGACACAGAATAATAAAATATTGTTAGGCATAGGCGCACTGTTGCTTATTGGCATGATGTGCGTATTTACAGTTAATGAAACTGAAAAAGCAATTAAATTCCGTTTAGGTGAAATCGTAAAGTCTGATTACGAGCCTGGGCTTCATTTCAAGATACCTTTTATCAATAATGTTAAGAAGTTCGATGCGCGTATCCAGACTATGGATTCAAAACCAGAGCGCTTTTTAACGGCGGAAAAAAAGAATGTGATCGTTGATTCTTTTGTCAAATGGCGAATTGGCGATGTAACCACTTTTTATACGGTGGTAGGGGGGGATATAGATCAAGCCAACCTGCGCCTGGATCAGATTATTAAGGATGCTTTCCGTAGCGAATTCAGTAAACGTGATATCAGGCAGTTAGTTTCGACTGACCGTCGAGCTATTCGTGAAATTCTAATCAAAAATTCCATGGCTATTGCAGCTAATTTGGGTATGGAAATTGTCGATGTTCAAGTGAAGCGCATCGATTTGCCTAGCGAAGTCAGCAGTTCCGTTTACCGTAGAATGGAAGCAGAGCGTGAAAGAGTCGCTCGTGAATTCCGTTCACAGGGCTCGGAAGCCGCTGAAAGGATTCGCGCCGATGCAGACAGGCAACAAGTTGTTACGCTGGCTAATGCTTATCGCGATGCGGAAAAACTGCGTGGCGAAGGCGATGCAAAATCTGCAGAGATTTATGCAAATGCCTATGGGCAGGATGCCGAGTTCTTTGCTTTCTCTCGTAGTTTGAGCGCTTATAAAAAATCTTTTTCAGGCTCGGATATAATGGTGCTCGAACCTGACTCTGATTTCTTTAACTACTTTAAGAAGCAGAAATAG
- a CDS encoding ATP phosphoribosyltransferase regulatory subunit, with product MQQKDSWLLPDGIDEILPEDAKHLESLRRKILDTFACWGYEQVIPPFIDYLDSLLTGSGHDLELQTFKLTDQISGEMLGVRADMTPQVARIDAHNLKHEWPTRLCYVGTILHTRGDALEKTRSPMQIGAELYGHAGKESDVEVIRLMLEMLAITGLQNVHLDLGHVGIYRALSRQAGLTELQETALFDVLQRKAKPELQELMADFTIDSALKAMFLKLPELNGGKETLDKARAILSVADGKVRQALADLEAIAESLSVIYPSLPISFDLAELRGYHYHTGVVFAAFVPSLGREIARGGRYDNIGAVFGRARPATGFSADLKLLSSLSKEINQKERRMLIFAPCLQDLALNEKIRDLRAQGQIVIQQLPGQTGNAEDLGCTSILEKDNQNWVVTALA from the coding sequence ATGCAACAAAAAGACTCTTGGCTGTTGCCGGACGGCATTGATGAGATTCTACCGGAAGATGCTAAGCATCTTGAAAGCTTGCGCCGTAAGATCTTGGATACGTTTGCTTGCTGGGGCTATGAGCAGGTTATCCCTCCGTTTATAGATTATCTGGACTCGTTGTTGACTGGTTCAGGGCATGATCTGGAATTACAAACTTTTAAACTGACGGATCAGATTAGCGGTGAAATGCTCGGAGTGAGGGCTGATATGACGCCGCAGGTTGCCAGAATAGATGCTCATAATCTCAAACATGAATGGCCTACGCGTCTTTGTTATGTGGGAACGATTCTGCATACACGTGGCGATGCTTTGGAGAAAACCAGAAGCCCGATGCAAATCGGTGCCGAACTTTACGGCCATGCCGGCAAGGAAAGTGATGTAGAAGTTATTCGTTTAATGCTGGAGATGCTGGCGATAACGGGGCTGCAAAATGTTCATCTTGATTTAGGTCACGTGGGCATATATCGGGCTTTATCGAGACAGGCAGGATTAACGGAACTGCAGGAAACTGCATTGTTTGATGTATTGCAGCGCAAGGCCAAGCCTGAGCTTCAGGAACTGATGGCAGACTTCACCATTGATAGCGCACTTAAGGCGATGTTTCTTAAATTGCCGGAACTGAATGGCGGCAAGGAAACCCTTGATAAAGCGCGCGCAATATTATCCGTTGCTGATGGAAAGGTGAGGCAAGCCTTGGCTGATCTGGAGGCTATCGCGGAAAGTCTGTCTGTCATTTATCCATCGCTGCCGATCAGTTTCGATTTAGCGGAACTGCGGGGGTATCATTATCATACCGGCGTGGTATTTGCGGCTTTCGTGCCATCGCTGGGAAGAGAAATCGCCCGGGGTGGTCGTTACGATAATATCGGTGCTGTTTTTGGGCGTGCGCGTCCGGCAACAGGGTTTAGTGCTGATTTGAAATTATTGTCGTCATTAAGCAAGGAAATCAATCAGAAAGAACGGCGGATGCTAATTTTCGCTCCTTGTTTACAAGATTTAGCACTGAACGAAAAAATCAGGGATTTACGCGCGCAAGGTCAGATTGTCATTCAGCAGTTGCCAGGTCAAACTGGAAATGCCGAGGATCTGGGTTGTACATCTATTTTAGAAAAAGATAATCAAAACTGGGTCGTAACGGCCTTAGCTTAA
- a CDS encoding adenylosuccinate synthase → MGKNVVVIGTQWGDEGKGKLVDLLTDQAEAVVRFQGGHNAGHTLVIRGEKTVLHLIPSGILRDDVQCMIGNGVVLSPNALMEEIELLEKAGIPVRNRLLISEACTLILPVHVAIDQAREKARGSKAIGTTGRGIGPAYEDKAARRGLRAGDLLNPKRFAEKLKELVEYHNFMLTNYYHADAVDYQQTLDEALKLGEQIKPMLADVGEELYKYQAEGKNLLFEGAQGALLDIDHGTFPYVTSSNTTAGGAATGTGIGPLDLHYVLGITKAYSTRVGNGPFPTELHDGNGDHLGTKGHEFGATTGRKRRTGWFDAVSMRKSAKMNSLSGICLTKLDVLDGLEKVGICTAYKLNGHITETAPLGADQYEECHAIIEEMPGWNETTAGVTDFNMLPENAKAYIKRIEELVGVKVAILSTGPDRDETIILEHPFA, encoded by the coding sequence ATGGGAAAAAATGTCGTTGTCATCGGTACTCAATGGGGCGATGAAGGTAAAGGTAAGCTGGTTGATCTGTTGACAGATCAGGCGGAAGCGGTCGTTCGTTTTCAAGGCGGACATAATGCAGGTCATACTCTGGTTATACGGGGGGAGAAAACCGTTCTGCATCTTATTCCTTCCGGCATCCTGCGGGATGATGTGCAATGCATGATCGGCAATGGCGTGGTATTGTCGCCGAATGCCTTGATGGAAGAAATTGAACTGCTTGAAAAAGCGGGTATTCCGGTCAGAAACCGTCTATTGATCAGTGAAGCCTGCACTCTGATTTTGCCGGTACATGTTGCTATAGATCAGGCGCGTGAAAAAGCCCGCGGCAGCAAAGCGATCGGTACGACGGGACGCGGCATTGGTCCCGCCTATGAGGACAAGGCGGCTCGGCGGGGATTGCGCGCCGGTGATCTGCTGAACCCGAAGCGTTTTGCAGAAAAACTGAAAGAGTTGGTTGAATATCATAATTTCATGCTGACTAATTATTATCATGCTGATGCGGTAGATTATCAGCAGACACTCGATGAGGCGTTAAAGCTGGGTGAGCAAATCAAGCCCATGTTGGCTGATGTAGGCGAGGAACTCTACAAATATCAGGCAGAAGGCAAGAATCTATTGTTTGAAGGGGCTCAAGGCGCTTTGCTGGATATTGATCACGGTACTTTTCCTTATGTCACCTCGTCCAATACCACTGCGGGCGGAGCGGCTACAGGGACCGGCATAGGTCCTCTGGATCTTCATTATGTGCTGGGTATTACCAAAGCCTATTCAACCCGCGTAGGAAACGGTCCTTTCCCGACTGAACTGCATGACGGCAACGGTGATCATTTGGGTACAAAAGGGCATGAGTTTGGCGCCACGACAGGACGTAAACGCCGTACCGGCTGGTTTGATGCGGTTTCCATGCGCAAATCGGCAAAAATGAACAGTTTAAGCGGAATTTGTTTAACCAAGCTGGATGTGCTTGATGGTCTGGAAAAAGTCGGTATATGTACGGCTTATAAACTTAACGGGCACATTACTGAAACGGCTCCTTTAGGCGCGGATCAATATGAAGAATGCCATGCCATTATCGAAGAGATGCCCGGCTGGAACGAAACTACAGCCGGCGTAACCGACTTTAATATGTTGCCCGAGAATGCCAAGGCTTACATCAAGAGAATTGAAGAGCTTGTGGGTGTTAAGGTGGCTATATTATCAACAGGGCCTGACAGAGACGAAACAATTATTCTGGAGCATCCGTTCGCATGA
- the rnr gene encoding ribonuclease R, translating into MTEKSKKDVDFSSTIDPYAQREAEKYENPIPSRELILQLIEEGGRPLRRKEIARAFSLAEEDQLEALRRRLRAMERDGQLIFNRAQQYCLVNNRDLIAGRIIGHPDGFGFIKPDDGSDDLFLSPREMDQLIHNDRAVVRVSGIDKKGRREGAVVEILERNTHQIVGRLYKERGFTYVVPDIKNIAQTVLIEKGDAGKAKVGQIVVAEILEQPTKLRQPIGRVIEVLGDHMAPGMEIEMAIRSYELPNQWPDELLKEIKPLKNEVPESAKQDRVDLRDIPLVTIDGEDARDFDDAVYCQKTSTGWKLLVAIADVSHYVQINTALDREAQNRSTSVYFPERVIPMLPEILSNGLCSLNPDVDRLCMVCELYISQQGKVFRSRFFEAVMRSHARLTYTNVAKILVEGDKKLAKQYEALMPHLQELYALYKALRKSREERGAMDFDTQETRIIFGPNRKIEKIVPVVRNDAHKLIEECMITANMAAARFLNRKKMPKLLRIHDGPTPDKLLSLRSFLGELGLRLGGGAKPTPLDYMHLVDSIQGRPDAHLIQTVLLRSMSQAVYSPELKGHFGLALEAYAHFTSPIRRYPDLLVHRAIRHCLQGKTAENFSYGLPDMEKLGEHCSANERRADDATRDVISWLKCEYMMDKVGEEFPGIISSVTSFGLFIELTEIYVEGLVHISNLAQDYFHFDPTSHQLLGEKTGIRYRLGDSVTVKVVRVDLDEKKIDFELVHKQAALSKPKKKRRRSKK; encoded by the coding sequence ATGACAGAGAAGTCAAAAAAAGACGTTGATTTTAGTTCAACAATAGACCCATATGCTCAGCGTGAAGCTGAAAAGTATGAGAATCCGATCCCCAGCCGTGAACTGATTCTGCAGCTTATTGAGGAGGGAGGGCGGCCTCTGCGTCGTAAAGAGATTGCAAGAGCGTTTTCTTTGGCAGAGGAAGACCAGTTGGAGGCGTTGCGGCGCCGGCTCAGAGCCATGGAAAGGGATGGGCAATTGATCTTTAATCGGGCGCAGCAATATTGCCTGGTTAACAATCGGGATTTAATCGCTGGCCGCATTATCGGCCATCCCGACGGTTTTGGCTTCATTAAACCGGATGACGGCTCTGATGATCTGTTTCTGTCGCCACGGGAAATGGATCAATTAATACATAACGACAGGGCGGTTGTCCGCGTTTCGGGAATCGATAAAAAAGGCCGTAGGGAAGGCGCAGTTGTTGAAATTCTTGAAAGAAATACACACCAGATTGTAGGGCGGCTCTACAAGGAAAGAGGCTTCACCTATGTGGTGCCGGATATTAAAAATATCGCGCAAACCGTTCTCATTGAAAAAGGCGATGCTGGCAAAGCCAAAGTAGGGCAGATCGTTGTTGCAGAGATTCTTGAGCAGCCGACCAAACTGCGTCAGCCTATCGGCCGGGTCATCGAAGTGCTGGGCGATCACATGGCGCCCGGCATGGAAATCGAGATGGCTATTCGCTCTTATGAATTGCCCAATCAATGGCCCGATGAACTGCTGAAAGAAATTAAACCGTTAAAGAATGAAGTGCCGGAGTCGGCCAAGCAGGATCGTGTCGATTTACGGGATATTCCACTCGTCACAATCGACGGCGAAGATGCTCGCGATTTTGATGATGCGGTTTACTGCCAGAAAACCTCGACTGGCTGGAAATTACTGGTAGCCATTGCCGATGTATCTCATTATGTGCAGATCAATACGGCTTTGGACAGAGAGGCGCAAAACCGCAGTACCTCCGTCTATTTTCCGGAAAGGGTCATACCGATGCTGCCGGAGATTCTGTCGAACGGATTATGCTCGCTAAATCCCGACGTAGACCGTTTATGCATGGTCTGTGAACTCTATATTAGCCAGCAGGGTAAAGTCTTTAGATCACGCTTCTTTGAAGCCGTGATGCGTTCACATGCCAGGTTGACTTACACCAATGTAGCCAAGATACTTGTCGAAGGCGATAAGAAACTGGCCAAGCAATATGAAGCTTTAATGCCGCATCTGCAGGAGCTATATGCTCTGTATAAAGCTCTGCGTAAAAGCCGGGAAGAGCGCGGCGCGATGGATTTTGACACGCAGGAAACACGCATTATTTTTGGCCCGAATCGTAAAATCGAAAAAATAGTGCCTGTGGTGCGCAATGATGCGCACAAGCTGATTGAAGAATGCATGATTACAGCAAACATGGCGGCCGCTCGATTTTTAAATCGCAAAAAAATGCCCAAGTTGCTGCGGATACATGATGGACCAACTCCCGATAAATTATTGAGTTTGAGAAGCTTTCTTGGCGAATTGGGCTTAAGATTAGGTGGCGGCGCAAAACCGACGCCTCTGGACTATATGCATTTGGTGGATTCGATTCAAGGAAGGCCTGATGCTCACTTGATTCAGACCGTTTTATTGCGCTCCATGTCTCAAGCAGTCTACAGTCCTGAATTAAAAGGCCATTTCGGTCTCGCGCTGGAAGCTTATGCACACTTTACTTCACCTATACGACGTTATCCAGATCTGCTCGTCCATCGCGCTATCAGACATTGTCTGCAAGGTAAAACCGCAGAGAACTTTTCTTACGGGCTTCCTGACATGGAGAAACTGGGTGAACATTGCTCTGCCAATGAACGCCGCGCCGATGACGCTACACGGGATGTAATCAGTTGGCTCAAATGCGAGTATATGATGGATAAGGTCGGCGAAGAATTCCCCGGCATTATTTCATCAGTCACTTCATTCGGCTTGTTTATTGAGTTGACCGAAATTTATGTGGAAGGTTTGGTTCATATCAGCAATCTGGCGCAGGATTATTTTCATTTTGATCCGACCAGTCATCAATTGCTTGGCGAAAAAACCGGCATCCGCTACCGTCTGGGCGATAGCGTCACGGTCAAGGTGGTCCGCGTCGATCTGGATGAAAAGAAGATCGACTTCGAACTGGTGCATAAGCAAGCGGCGTTGAGCAAACCCAAAAAGAAGCGGCGTAGAAGTAAAAAATGA
- the rlmB gene encoding 23S rRNA (guanosine(2251)-2'-O)-methyltransferase RlmB: MKLTKLFGIHAVQAALDYSPKKINKAWIDTQRQDKRLMQVIDDLLSLGIEPEKTDRKKLDRFAEGKNHQGIVIEVEMPAELAESDLKQAVEASSGTPLLLVLDNVQDPHNLGACLRTADAAGVQGVIITKDNATGITPTVCKVASGAAETVPVYQVTNLSRTLRWLKDQGIWIMGAAGSATQTVYQADLTMPLAVVVGAEGKGLRRLTQEQCDFLVKLPMLGQVESLNLSVATGVLLYEAVRQRSS; this comes from the coding sequence ATGAAGTTAACCAAACTATTCGGTATTCATGCGGTACAGGCCGCTTTGGATTACTCACCCAAAAAAATCAACAAAGCCTGGATAGACACGCAACGGCAAGACAAGCGATTAATGCAGGTCATTGATGATTTGCTGTCGTTGGGCATAGAACCGGAAAAAACCGACCGCAAAAAACTCGACCGATTTGCCGAAGGCAAGAATCATCAGGGTATTGTGATCGAAGTGGAAATGCCGGCAGAGCTGGCGGAAAGCGACTTAAAGCAGGCTGTGGAAGCTTCATCAGGAACGCCCTTATTGCTGGTGCTGGACAATGTTCAGGACCCGCACAATCTGGGCGCCTGTCTTCGAACGGCCGATGCAGCGGGCGTGCAAGGCGTAATTATTACCAAGGACAACGCAACCGGCATTACCCCGACAGTCTGCAAAGTGGCCAGCGGCGCGGCCGAAACAGTGCCTGTTTATCAGGTGACCAATCTGTCCAGAACTTTGCGCTGGCTTAAGGATCAAGGCATCTGGATCATGGGCGCCGCCGGTTCCGCAACGCAAACCGTCTATCAGGCTGACTTGACCATGCCGCTTGCCGTAGTGGTTGGGGCCGAAGGCAAGGGCTTGAGGCGATTGACCCAGGAACAATGTGATTTTCTGGTTAAACTGCCCATGTTGGGGCAAGTGGAGAGTCTCAATTTATCCGTGGCTACCGGTGTATTGCTGTATGAGGCTGTCAGGCAGCGCTCGAGCTAA
- the ccmA gene encoding cytochrome c biogenesis heme-transporting ATPase CcmA has translation MMATKQQLFLEGSDLSCIRDDKVLFAGLNFALYSGQVLLLEGKNGSGKTSLLRILCGFREPDAGQVRWCGEAVNDSQFYAQMAYVGHLDGIKKELTVLENLKMALALSKPGRYTIESALDKVHLAGFDDALVQTLSAGQKRRLSLARLLITDNQLWILDEPFTSLDKQGIALIETLMIEHAVKGGMIILTSHHDIDLHDVDLQRINLS, from the coding sequence ATGATGGCAACAAAGCAACAATTATTTTTGGAAGGCAGTGATTTAAGCTGCATACGCGACGATAAAGTTCTGTTTGCCGGGCTTAATTTCGCGCTGTATTCAGGCCAGGTGTTATTGCTGGAAGGTAAAAACGGCAGCGGTAAAACGTCGTTGCTGCGTATTCTGTGCGGGTTTCGCGAGCCGGATGCGGGACAGGTGCGCTGGTGCGGTGAAGCCGTAAACGACAGTCAGTTTTATGCGCAGATGGCTTATGTCGGCCATTTGGATGGCATTAAAAAAGAATTGACCGTGCTGGAAAATTTAAAAATGGCGCTGGCCTTAAGCAAGCCTGGGCGGTATACAATTGAGTCGGCTTTGGATAAAGTTCATCTGGCCGGATTCGATGACGCTCTAGTGCAGACCTTGTCGGCTGGACAAAAAAGAAGACTGTCATTGGCCCGCTTGCTGATCACGGACAATCAATTGTGGATTCTTGATGAGCCTTTTACCTCATTGGACAAACAAGGGATTGCTCTTATTGAAACTTTAATGATCGAACATGCAGTCAAAGGCGGCATGATCATTCTGACTTCACATCATGACATCGATTTGCATGATGTTGACTTGCAACGTATTAATTTGTCCTGA
- the ccmB gene encoding heme exporter protein CcmB, translated as MSLSRAFFAIIRRDLVLALRRRSEMVNPLLFFILVITLFPLGIGAQPKLLQAIAPGIIWVSALLAAMLSLDSLFRSDFDDGSLEQILLSPHPTSVLVLGKIIAHWLVTGLPLLLVAPLLAVFLGMPDSALSVLLLTLLLGTPVLSLIGAIGVALTIGLRRGGMILSLLVLPLYVPVLIFAGNAVEMAGSGLPVDAQISILIAILLMALVLAPLPVAAALKMSIS; from the coding sequence ATGTCTTTATCACGTGCATTTTTCGCCATTATTCGGCGCGATCTGGTCCTGGCATTGCGGCGGCGCTCGGAAATGGTTAATCCGCTGCTGTTCTTCATCTTGGTGATCACGCTGTTTCCGTTGGGGATAGGCGCGCAGCCGAAGTTGTTACAAGCCATTGCCCCCGGAATTATCTGGGTTTCGGCGCTGCTGGCAGCCATGCTTTCGCTGGACAGCCTGTTTCGTTCGGATTTTGACGATGGTTCTCTAGAGCAAATCTTATTGAGTCCGCATCCGACCTCGGTTTTGGTTCTGGGCAAAATAATTGCCCATTGGCTGGTGACAGGTTTGCCGTTACTGTTGGTGGCGCCGCTGCTGGCTGTTTTCTTGGGAATGCCTGATTCGGCGTTAAGCGTTTTATTGCTGACGCTGCTGCTGGGAACGCCTGTACTGAGTTTGATAGGTGCGATCGGTGTTGCGCTGACGATAGGCCTGCGTCGGGGCGGCATGATTCTGTCTTTGCTGGTTCTGCCTTTGTACGTGCCGGTGCTGATTTTTGCCGGCAATGCGGTAGAGATGGCGGGCAGTGGTTTGCCTGTGGACGCTCAAATCAGTATTTTGATAGCGATTCTATTGATGGCATTGGTGTTGGCGCCTCTGCCGGTAGCGGCGGCATTAAAAATGAGTATTAGCTGA
- a CDS encoding heme ABC transporter permease, with protein sequence MFLIPDPVVRFFHRTASPPHFYAFTERLMPWLAVIFLLLLAAGLYGGLYLAPPDYQQGDSYRIIYIHVPSAWMSLFIYVVMAIAGGIGLVWRIKLAEIVAVSSAPVGAGFTFIALVTGSLWGKPMWGTWWVWDARLTSELILLFLYLGVIGLYGAIDDKRTASKAVAILALVGVVNIPIIHYSVEWWNTLHQGPTVTKMEKPSIHVSMLIPLLLMAVAFKFYYLIAMLQRARVELLSRERNAQWVKSMASLGAE encoded by the coding sequence ATGTTTTTGATTCCGGATCCGGTCGTTAGATTCTTCCATCGCACGGCTTCACCGCCGCATTTTTATGCTTTTACGGAGCGCCTGATGCCGTGGCTGGCGGTTATTTTTTTGCTGTTGCTGGCGGCAGGTCTGTACGGCGGACTTTATCTGGCTCCGCCGGATTATCAGCAGGGCGACAGCTACCGTATTATTTACATCCATGTGCCCAGCGCCTGGATGTCACTGTTTATTTACGTCGTCATGGCCATTGCCGGCGGCATAGGACTGGTCTGGCGTATCAAGCTGGCGGAGATTGTCGCCGTCAGCAGTGCGCCGGTCGGTGCTGGTTTTACGTTTATCGCGCTAGTGACCGGTTCTCTGTGGGGCAAGCCGATGTGGGGAACCTGGTGGGTCTGGGATGCGCGTTTGACGTCCGAACTGATCCTGCTGTTTTTGTATCTTGGCGTGATCGGCCTTTACGGCGCAATAGATGACAAGCGCACGGCATCGAAGGCCGTGGCGATTTTGGCGCTGGTCGGCGTGGTCAATATCCCGATCATCCATTATTCCGTTGAATGGTGGAACACTTTGCATCAGGGGCCGACCGTGACCAAAATGGAAAAGCCCTCCATTCATGTCAGCATGCTGATACCGTTGCTGTTGATGGCAGTGGCTTTTAAATTTTATTATCTGATCGCCATGCTGCAGCGCGCCCGTGTCGAACTGCTTTCGCGCGAGCGCAACGCGCAATGGGTCAAATCTATGGCATCATTGGGAGCTGAATGA
- the ccmD gene encoding heme exporter protein CcmD — MDWQEFFAMGGYAFYVWTSYAVTFIVLLANIIIPIVRRKQFLRQQALKQKRQGTL; from the coding sequence ATGGACTGGCAGGAATTTTTTGCAATGGGCGGTTACGCTTTTTATGTATGGACTTCTTACGCGGTCACTTTCATTGTATTGCTGGCCAATATCATCATTCCCATCGTGCGGCGTAAACAGTTTTTACGTCAGCAGGCTTTAAAGCAGAAACGACAAGGTACGCTATGA
- the ccmE gene encoding cytochrome c maturation protein CcmE, translating to MKPARKQRLMLIGLMLLGAGLAVGFALKSFNENLMYFFSTTDVIEGKAPKDALFRLGGMVVKGSVERPGDGMTVRFKLTDFSKDVMVEYTGILPDLFREGQGIVAHGRLNGQGVFVAEEVLAKHDENYMPPEVAGSLKTGMNQATGQK from the coding sequence ATGAAACCAGCCAGAAAACAACGCTTGATGCTGATAGGCTTGATGCTGCTCGGCGCCGGTTTGGCGGTCGGCTTTGCGTTGAAGTCATTCAATGAAAATCTGATGTATTTCTTTTCGACGACCGATGTGATCGAAGGCAAGGCCCCTAAGGATGCCCTGTTCCGTTTGGGCGGCATGGTCGTCAAAGGCAGTGTCGAGCGGCCCGGCGACGGGATGACGGTGCGCTTCAAGCTGACTGATTTCAGCAAAGATGTGATGGTCGAATACACCGGCATTTTGCCGGATTTGTTCAGAGAGGGGCAGGGCATCGTAGCGCATGGCCGGTTAAATGGGCAGGGCGTTTTTGTCGCCGAGGAAGTGCTGGCCAAGCACGATGAAAACTATATGCCGCCGGAAGTGGCCGGCAGCTTGAAAACCGGCATGAATCAGGCGACAGGACAAAAATAA